In the genome of Calditrichota bacterium, one region contains:
- a CDS encoding T9SS type A sorting domain-containing protein yields the protein MTLKRLFITKMFLVLVFGFSTAQIQFVPHTISNNARSARSVYAIDLDKDGDIDVLSASYDDDKIAWYENDGSQYFTSHTITTNADQATSVFAIDVDGDNDLDVLSTNAGDYKIVWYENDGKQNFVSDTVTTGLSGAWSVYAIDLDSDGDIDVLSASWLDNKIEWYENDGNQNFTAHIIADLFSAWSVYANDVNSDGSIDVLAASPYYDQVVWYENNGSEDFTTHIITSSADGAASVFAIDVDNDNDIDVISASTYDDKVVWYENDGIENFTAHLINDSDSTQISYSVYAIDIDNDGDIDVIAASENINWYENDGNQNFTSHIVTSNSVSAWSVFAKDVDSDGDMDIISGSGSTNKIEWYENQTIVAINKCNPAVFPEKPFLYQNYPNPFNSTTTIKFDLAKNTNVKVEIYNTMGQKIQTLINEKKHAGRYEVNWDPSKFSTGIYYSKIQTPDYTAVKKILLLK from the coding sequence ATGACATTAAAACGCCTATTTATTACTAAAATGTTTTTGGTTTTAGTTTTTGGCTTTAGTACAGCACAGATACAGTTTGTTCCTCATACAATTTCAAACAACGCCCGTAGTGCCCGGTCTGTTTATGCAATTGATCTGGATAAGGATGGAGATATTGATGTGCTATCTGCGTCTTATGATGATGACAAAATAGCATGGTATGAGAACGATGGTAGCCAATATTTTACATCACATACTATTACAACAAATGCAGATCAAGCTACTTCTGTGTTTGCGATTGATGTAGATGGTGATAATGACCTGGATGTACTTTCTACCAATGCAGGTGATTATAAAATAGTTTGGTATGAAAATGATGGAAAACAAAATTTCGTTTCTGATACCGTCACAACTGGTTTGAGTGGAGCTTGGTCTGTTTATGCGATTGACTTAGACAGTGATGGTGATATTGATGTTCTATCCGCTTCTTGGCTTGACAATAAAATTGAATGGTATGAAAATGATGGGAATCAGAATTTTACTGCTCATATAATTGCTGATTTATTTTCAGCATGGTCAGTATATGCAAATGATGTTAATAGTGATGGAAGTATTGATGTGCTTGCGGCATCTCCTTACTATGATCAGGTAGTTTGGTATGAAAATAACGGAAGCGAAGATTTTACAACTCATATAATTACTTCAAGTGCAGATGGCGCTGCTTCGGTTTTCGCAATTGATGTTGATAATGATAACGATATAGATGTGATCTCTGCTTCTACTTATGATGATAAAGTTGTTTGGTATGAAAATGATGGTATTGAAAACTTTACTGCACATTTAATTAATGATAGTGACAGTACTCAAATTTCTTATTCTGTTTACGCTATTGATATTGATAATGATGGTGATATCGATGTTATAGCTGCTTCTGAAAATATTAATTGGTATGAAAATGATGGAAATCAGAACTTTACATCCCATATTGTAACATCAAACTCTGTTTCTGCTTGGTCGGTCTTTGCCAAAGATGTAGACAGTGATGGTGATATGGATATAATCTCAGGTTCCGGCAGTACAAATAAAATTGAATGGTACGAGAACCAAACTATTGTTGCAATCAATAAATGTAATCCAGCCGTGTTTCCAGAGAAACCATTTTTATATCAAAACTATCCTAATCCATTTAACTCTACTACAACCATCAAGTTTGATCTAGCAAAAAATACAAATGTAAAAGTTGAGATTTATAATACAATGGGGCAAAAAATACAAACACTCATAAACGAGAAAAAGCACGCCGGAAGGTATGAAGTAAATTGGGATCCCTCGAAGTTTTCAACAGGCATATATTACTCTAAAATTCAAACACCGGATTATACCGCGGTGAAAAAAATATTA